From the Mahella australiensis 50-1 BON genome, the window ATAGGTATCGGAATCGAATTCCTCTATTTCAAAACCCATCGAGCGCAATAGCTCCATATTATCCTCCAAGAGCTGTCGCTCTTGAGGCGTAATGTCCAGCACCAACGGTGAGACCAGATATTGGAGCTCTAAATGCTGTTTTTGCAGCATACTCATATATTGCTCGTATAATATGCGTTCATGAGCCGCATGCTGATCTATAATATAAAGTTGGTCGGTTTTTTCTATTAACAAATATGTGGAAAACAGCACGCCTATCACGCGCATAGAGGGCGCCTCATAAGCTCCTCTGTCATCGTTAACTTTATCTATGGATGCAAAATTCTGTTGATGATAGGAACGCCCGTTGTCTACCCATGGCAGTACAGGCTGTCGATCAAGGTTTCTCTCAGTCTGGGCTTGTTGTCCATCTTCTCGCACAGGTTCAATAATACCATTATCCTGATCCTGTTCACTCGACATACCGTCGCCACTCAGTGCCCGCTTTATGGCATGGAAAAAAACCGCAGCTACCCGCCTATCATCCGTAAAACGCACCTCGGTCTTGGCAGGGTGTACGTTTACATCCACATCATGCGGATCCAGCGTTATATTGATGACACACATAGGAAAACGGTTGACCATTATTAGCGTGCTGAAGGCCTCTTCCAATGCTCTGGACAGAAGCGGCGAACGTATATACCGACCGTTTACAAAAAACGTTTGAAATGCTCGGTTGGCTCGGGCCGTATCGGGAGAGCCTATATAACCGTTTATCTCTATACCTTCCCATTCGTATTGCACAGATATCATCTTTTTAGCTGTTTCATGACCATATACGGCTGCTATGGCCTCATCGAGATGGCCGGTACCCGGCGAATACAGCACCTGCTTGCCGACACTCAAATATCTGAATGATAAATGTGGGTATCCTAGTACAAATCTGTCAATGATATCCTTTATGCGCGACGCTTCGGTCTTAGGACTTTTTACATATTTAAGCCGCGCAGGAGTATTGTAGAACAAATCAGATACCGTCACGGACGTACCTCCCGGCCTGCCTATTACTCCTTGAGATATGAGCTTCCCGCCCTCGATCTCCACAAATGTCCCTTCGCTGGAGCCCTGCCTTACCGTTTCCATTCTGACCTTAGACACAGCCGCTATGCTGGCCAGCGCCTCTCCCCGAAATCCAAGCGTAAATATAGCCTCAAGGTCGTCGGCTCGAGCTATCTTGCTGGTAGCATGGCGTTCAAAAGCCAAAACAGCGTCCTCCCGCTCCATACCTTCTCCGTTATCGGTAACGCGTATAAGAGTCATGCCCCCATTTTCTATCTCTACGGTAATGGCTGTGGCAGCGGCATCTATAGAATTTTCCACCAATTCTTTTACCACCGAAGCAGGGCGTTCCACTACCTCGCCTGCAGCTATTTTGGAACGCGTATCTTGATCCAGCACGTGAATATATGCTATAGCGCCTCACCCGCCTTTTTATCATATATATCCAACACCTGGCTCTGTATATCGTGCAGAACATTCAAAGCCTCTATAGGCGTCATCGAGTTTACGTCTAATCCTTTTATATACGCCATTATACCGTCTATTTTATAAGAGAATATATCCATTTGTTGCTTCAACTTAAGCTTGGGTCTATCTTTAACGCCCAGTATATTACCGCTTATTGATTTTTTATTTATATCGGAGGCATTCAATATATCCAGTATCTCTCTGGCACGGTCTATGACATCCTGAGGCAAACCGGCCAGCCTGGCGACTTGTATACCAAAGCTCCTGCCGCTGCCCCCACGCATTATCTTCCTTAGGAAGATGACATCATCACCATGTTCTCTCACGGATATATAATAATTCTTAACGCCCGTCAATCTGCCTTCAAGCTCGGTAAGCTCATGATAATGAGTAGCAAAGAGGGTCTTAGCGCCTAAGCGCCCAGGGTCGGCCACATATTCTATAACGGCCCATGCTATACTTAAGCCGTCGAACGTGCTAGTTCCACGGCCTATCTCATCCAATATGAGTAGGCTTTTTGCGGTGGCATTATGGAGTATATGGGCTACTTCGGTCATCTCCACCATAAATGTGCTTTGGCCGGTGGACAGGTCATCCGACGCCCCCACCCGCGTGAATATGCGATCGACTATACCTATTTCGGCCATATCAGCCGGCACAAAGCTGCCTATCTGAGCCATAAGCACTATCAACGCTACCTGTCGCATATATGTGCTTTTGCCTGCCATATTGGGACCGGTAATTATACATACCATATCCTCGCCATTATCGAGCAGCGTATCGTTGGGTACAAATGTATGAGGCGGCAACACTTTCTCCACCACGGGATGTCTGCCATTTTGTATCACTATACGCTGCCCTTCATTTAACACCGGCCGCACATAATGATTTTCAATGGCAGCATCGGCCAGCGAACACAGGCAGTCCAGCTCGGCTATTGCAGATGCGGTCTGCTGAACGCGCTTTATATGCCCCACCACCGTATCGCGTATATCGGCGAATATCTGATACTCTAAGGCCACCAATCGTTCTGATGCGCTGAGTATCTTATTCTCCATCTCCTTCAATTCCGGCGTGATATAGCGCTCGGCATTGGCCAGCGTTTGCTTGCGTATATAATCGGCCGGTACCATATCGTAATACGATTTAGTTACTTCTATATAATAACCAAATACCTTGTTGTAGCCGACTTTAAGCGACTTTATGCCGGTCCTGTCGCGTTCCTGCTGTTCCAGACGACTTATCCATTGACGGCCATTATGCGATATATCGCGCAATTCATCGACCGACTGGTCATACCCATCTTTTATTATATTTCCATCTTTTACAGATAAAGGCGGATCATCGGCTATAGCTTTATCTATAAGGGTATAGATGTCATCCATAACATCTATGCGCTGCCCCAATGTTTTCAACCGCGCCGCCTTGCCTTGTAGCGCAAGCTCATTCAAACGCGGCAATCTGCCAAGAGACTGTTTGAGCGCTATAAGGTCGCGGGCATTTATATTGCCATATACCGCTTTGCTCATCAATCGCTCTATATCGTATATGCCGGATAATGCCTCTTTTATATCATCCTTCCACAATGGCTGATTTGCCATGGCCTCTACGGCCTCCTGCCGTTCATTCAATGCATTTATGTTCAAAAGGGGCTGCTCTATCCAAGACTTGAGCATACGCCCACCCATAGCCGTAGACGTATGATCCAACACCCACATAAGTGTACCCTTGTGGCTGCCGCTGCGCATAGTCTCGCATAATTCGAGGTTGCGGCGGGTAGCCGCATCGAGTATCATATATTGCTGAATATGGTAAACCTCTATCCCGCCTATATTGGCAAGAGCGGTCTTTTGTGTTTCTATAAGATATGATATGAGCGATGCCAGGGCGCATACCGCCTGCGGCATTTCCTCTTTGGATACGTAATCCAAAACGTCGGCGCTCATATTGGCCTCCAGCATGGCATAGGCCTTATCGACATCGTCAAATTCAACGCTGCAATGTCCCGGCTTTATATCTAGGCGCTGTTGAACGGTCTTGAGCATACCGGCCTGATCAAAGAAAGGCTCATTGGCCATCATCTCGGCAGGTTGTATACGCGCCAATTCATCAGCCAGGCCAGCCGTCTGCAACTGCGTGATGCTGCACCGACCGGTAGATATATCCACAAAGGCTATGCCGCAGTTATCGCCATTGACATGAGCGCACAAGAGATAGTTGTTCTCCTTTTCATCGAGCATAGAACCATCTGTTATGGTGCCCGGCGTGATTATGCGTATGACATCGCGCTCC encodes:
- the mutS gene encoding DNA mismatch repair protein MutS — encoded protein: MASLTPMMQQYLQLKERYKDCLLFFRLGDFYEMFFDDAVLASKELELTLTGRDCGMEERAPMCGVPYHAVDTYIARLVEKGYKVAICEQMEDPALAKGLVERDVIRIITPGTITDGSMLDEKENNYLLCAHVNGDNCGIAFVDISTGRCSITQLQTAGLADELARIQPAEMMANEPFFDQAGMLKTVQQRLDIKPGHCSVEFDDVDKAYAMLEANMSADVLDYVSKEEMPQAVCALASLISYLIETQKTALANIGGIEVYHIQQYMILDAATRRNLELCETMRSGSHKGTLMWVLDHTSTAMGGRMLKSWIEQPLLNINALNERQEAVEAMANQPLWKDDIKEALSGIYDIERLMSKAVYGNINARDLIALKQSLGRLPRLNELALQGKAARLKTLGQRIDVMDDIYTLIDKAIADDPPLSVKDGNIIKDGYDQSVDELRDISHNGRQWISRLEQQERDRTGIKSLKVGYNKVFGYYIEVTKSYYDMVPADYIRKQTLANAERYITPELKEMENKILSASERLVALEYQIFADIRDTVVGHIKRVQQTASAIAELDCLCSLADAAIENHYVRPVLNEGQRIVIQNGRHPVVEKVLPPHTFVPNDTLLDNGEDMVCIITGPNMAGKSTYMRQVALIVLMAQIGSFVPADMAEIGIVDRIFTRVGASDDLSTGQSTFMVEMTEVAHILHNATAKSLLILDEIGRGTSTFDGLSIAWAVIEYVADPGRLGAKTLFATHYHELTELEGRLTGVKNYYISVREHGDDVIFLRKIMRGGSGRSFGIQVARLAGLPQDVIDRAREILDILNASDINKKSISGNILGVKDRPKLKLKQQMDIFSYKIDGIMAYIKGLDVNSMTPIEALNVLHDIQSQVLDIYDKKAGEAL
- the mutL gene encoding DNA mismatch repair endonuclease MutL; amino-acid sequence: MLDQDTRSKIAAGEVVERPASVVKELVENSIDAAATAITVEIENGGMTLIRVTDNGEGMEREDAVLAFERHATSKIARADDLEAIFTLGFRGEALASIAAVSKVRMETVRQGSSEGTFVEIEGGKLISQGVIGRPGGTSVTVSDLFYNTPARLKYVKSPKTEASRIKDIIDRFVLGYPHLSFRYLSVGKQVLYSPGTGHLDEAIAAVYGHETAKKMISVQYEWEGIEINGYIGSPDTARANRAFQTFFVNGRYIRSPLLSRALEEAFSTLIMVNRFPMCVINITLDPHDVDVNVHPAKTEVRFTDDRRVAAVFFHAIKRALSGDGMSSEQDQDNGIIEPVREDGQQAQTERNLDRQPVLPWVDNGRSYHQQNFASIDKVNDDRGAYEAPSMRVIGVLFSTYLLIEKTDQLYIIDQHAAHERILYEQYMSMLQKQHLELQYLVSPLVLDITPQERQLLEDNMELLRSMGFEIEEFDSDTYVLRAVPVLFGRPRAEGLLKDIIDGMRLFDAHSPYDYRREEVMMMACRSAVKAHDHLDQSQIIRLAGEILSGNVPPTCPHGRPIVRSISKYELEKMFKRVQ